A genome region from Candidatus Zymogenus saltonus includes the following:
- a CDS encoding VanZ family protein, producing MKFAEILSEKKTAWSIVLLYIILIFSTLGDVVVIVEFAESKLGNIFNIVMNVSPYIFFLGLSLYTIIIRKERRPARYVYLILILIAFFFLRKYLSYPIEKVHLIEYSIFGALFFWAVSVSGLSLLSSFMVAVVASLVVGSADELVQAFIPSRYFSIKDLLINFQSGILGAAIYAGFVREDEEDEEEGGGGRSR from the coding sequence ATGAAATTTGCAGAGATCCTGTCGGAAAAGAAGACCGCCTGGTCGATAGTGCTCCTATATATAATCCTAATTTTTTCCACTCTGGGCGATGTCGTCGTCATTGTCGAGTTTGCCGAAAGCAAGTTGGGCAACATCTTTAATATTGTTATGAACGTTTCACCATATATCTTCTTCTTGGGATTATCGCTTTACACTATTATAATAAGGAAGGAGAGACGTCCAGCCCGGTACGTATACCTGATATTAATTTTAATTGCCTTTTTCTTTTTGAGGAAGTACCTCTCTTATCCCATAGAAAAGGTTCATCTGATCGAGTACTCCATCTTCGGCGCGCTCTTTTTCTGGGCGGTTTCCGTTTCCGGGCTATCTCTTCTGTCTTCGTTTATGGTTGCCGTCGTTGCCTCGCTTGTCGTGGGGAGCGCGGACGAATTGGTGCAGGCCTTTATACCGTCGAGGTACTTTTCCATAAAAGATCTTTTGATAAACTTTCAGTCCGGGATTCTGGGGGCGGCGATCTACGCCGGCTTCGTTAGGGAAGATGAAG
- a CDS encoding AAA family ATPase, producing MVDIEKRKVEIDRLRWKCDPGIFTFKTTKDIEPSDEIIGQDRAIVALKTGIEIESPGYNIFVSGLTGANRIDLIKKTMEKFVKPGDPPDDICYVYNFKDNDKPVALTLPAGLGGKFKKAMADLIAKLKEYIPQATQSREFKNNLKNIAEKYGNQQKELVNRLKLKSQEEGFSMVQVQMGAVTRPLLVPTLQDEPTSLEKLDSMVEAGEFPKERFDALKDKSFALNTELDAVRRESVELEKKMMEEIKKLEADTIKPEIENQIESLRAEFKFEKISLYLDDVKADIIENTSYFKTEEAPETPQMPFPFIGLGSERSPLWRYEVNLLVDNSDVKERPVILETSPTYANLFGNIERTIDRAGAVQTDFTKLKPGSIHRANGGYLIMNAFDLLTEPGSWHCLKRTLKNKKIEFHCIEPMFLFASLTIKPEPVEADLKVIMVGDPYIYQLLMIRDDEFPEIFKIKSDFDPVMIKNEENVRSYASFIKKTTEEEGLLPFDRSGVSGIVEYGVREGRSQKKMSSRFSEVADIIREASYWAKSEGKEVVGEEHVKRSIAEKIKRVNMSEDKIKEKMREGVLMIETEGSVVGQVNGLAVYSLGDHSFGAPSKITAVTSLGRGGIINIEREAKLSGNIYDKGVLILTGYLRGKYAQDIPLSLSASLTFEQSYYGVDGDSASSTEVYAIVSALTEIPLRQDIAVTGSVNQKGRVQPIGGVNEKIEGFFDVCADRGLTGSQGVMIPDTNVDDLMLRSDVIDAVREGKFNIYNVSTIDEGIEILTGMEAGEMSKEGGYPEGTINYLVIEKLTGIHEKLKKLGKTDKKDNDDKGEGNGENEG from the coding sequence ATGGTTGATATTGAAAAGAGGAAAGTGGAGATAGACCGTCTGCGCTGGAAGTGTGACCCCGGCATATTCACATTCAAGACAACCAAGGATATCGAACCATCAGACGAAATCATAGGCCAGGACAGGGCGATCGTGGCCCTAAAGACGGGTATCGAGATCGAATCTCCCGGCTATAATATCTTCGTTTCCGGGCTTACCGGCGCCAACAGGATTGATCTGATAAAAAAGACGATGGAGAAATTTGTAAAGCCCGGCGACCCCCCGGACGACATATGCTACGTATACAACTTCAAGGACAACGACAAACCGGTCGCCTTGACCCTTCCCGCGGGCCTGGGGGGAAAGTTCAAAAAGGCGATGGCGGACCTTATCGCCAAGCTGAAGGAATATATTCCCCAAGCCACCCAGAGCAGGGAGTTTAAAAACAACCTCAAGAACATAGCGGAGAAGTACGGAAACCAGCAGAAGGAGCTGGTAAACCGGCTCAAGCTGAAGTCACAGGAGGAGGGCTTTTCGATGGTTCAGGTCCAGATGGGAGCGGTAACCCGCCCGCTGCTCGTCCCCACACTGCAGGACGAGCCCACCTCCCTCGAAAAGCTCGACAGCATGGTGGAGGCCGGGGAGTTCCCAAAGGAGCGGTTTGATGCGCTGAAGGATAAATCCTTCGCCCTGAACACGGAGCTGGACGCCGTCCGGCGCGAGAGCGTGGAGCTGGAAAAGAAGATGATGGAGGAGATCAAAAAACTCGAGGCCGATACGATAAAGCCGGAGATCGAAAACCAGATCGAATCCTTGAGGGCAGAGTTCAAATTTGAGAAGATCTCGCTCTATCTCGACGATGTCAAGGCGGACATAATCGAGAACACCTCCTACTTCAAGACAGAAGAGGCGCCCGAGACCCCTCAGATGCCGTTTCCGTTCATCGGGCTCGGCTCCGAGAGAAGCCCCCTCTGGCGCTACGAGGTCAACCTGCTCGTGGATAACTCGGACGTAAAGGAACGCCCCGTAATCCTGGAGACCTCCCCCACATACGCAAACCTCTTCGGCAACATAGAGCGCACCATAGACAGAGCCGGGGCGGTACAGACCGATTTCACGAAACTTAAACCCGGAAGCATCCACCGCGCCAACGGCGGCTACCTGATCATGAACGCCTTTGACCTCTTGACCGAGCCCGGAAGCTGGCACTGCCTGAAAAGGACCTTAAAGAACAAGAAGATCGAGTTTCACTGCATCGAGCCGATGTTCCTCTTCGCCTCGCTGACGATAAAGCCGGAGCCGGTGGAGGCGGATCTTAAGGTCATCATGGTGGGCGACCCGTACATCTACCAGCTGTTGATGATCCGGGACGACGAGTTCCCGGAGATATTCAAGATCAAGTCGGACTTCGACCCGGTGATGATAAAAAACGAGGAGAACGTCAGGAGCTACGCCTCTTTCATAAAGAAAACGACCGAAGAGGAGGGACTCCTGCCGTTCGACAGAAGCGGCGTCTCCGGAATCGTGGAATACGGCGTGAGGGAAGGGCGCTCCCAGAAGAAGATGAGCTCCAGATTCTCAGAGGTCGCAGACATTATCCGGGAGGCCTCCTACTGGGCGAAGTCGGAGGGGAAGGAGGTGGTCGGGGAAGAGCACGTCAAGAGGTCCATCGCCGAGAAGATAAAGCGGGTCAACATGTCCGAGGACAAGATCAAGGAGAAGATGAGGGAGGGGGTGTTGATGATCGAGACCGAGGGGAGCGTCGTGGGACAGGTAAACGGGCTCGCCGTGTATTCCCTAGGGGATCACAGCTTCGGCGCCCCGAGCAAGATAACCGCAGTGACGTCGCTGGGCCGCGGAGGGATCATAAACATCGAGCGGGAGGCCAAGCTCTCAGGAAACATCTACGACAAGGGAGTCCTGATCCTCACCGGCTACCTCAGGGGAAAATACGCCCAGGATATACCGCTCTCCCTCTCGGCGTCTTTGACCTTCGAGCAGTCATACTACGGCGTGGACGGCGACAGCGCCTCCTCCACAGAAGTCTACGCCATAGTCTCGGCGTTGACGGAGATTCCCTTGAGGCAGGACATCGCCGTCACCGGATCGGTGAACCAGAAAGGCAGGGTGCAGCCGATAGGTGGCGTAAACGAGAAGATCGAGGGATTCTTCGACGTGTGTGCAGACCGGGGCCTCACAGGCTCCCAGGGGGTGATGATCCCTGACACCAATGTCGACGACTTGATGCTGAGAAGCGACGTGATCGACGCGGTAAGGGAGGGGAAGTTCAACATCTACAACGTCTCCACCATCGACGAGGGGATAGAGATCCTGACCGGGATGGAGGCGGGGGAAATGTCTAAAGAAGGCGGTTACCCGGAGGGGACGATAAACTACCTCGTCATCGAGAAGCTGACCGGGATTCACGAAAAGCTCAAAAAACTGGGGAAGACCGACAAGAAGGACAACGATGACAAGGGCGAGGGGAACGGCGAGAACGAGGGGTAG
- the gmd gene encoding GDP-mannose 4,6-dehydratase, with translation MPKKALITGITGQDGSYLAELLLEKGYDVYGIIRRSSTPGLENIDHIKDKITLVSGDLLDESSLISIIKEVRPEELYNLAAQSFVPDSWEQPIYTADVTAIGVLRILEAIRITNPKIRFYQASSSEMFGKVVETPQSETTPFYPRSPYGVSKVFGHWITINYRESYDIFACSGILFNHESPRRGFEFVTRKITSTAAKIKLGIAKELRLGNLEAKRDWGFAGDYVEAMWLMMQRDKPDTYVISSGESHTVREFAQIAFEHLGLDYKKYVTVDPKFFRPAEVDILQGNPKKAEAELGWSRKVSFTELVRMMVENDMKQLGKGAGK, from the coding sequence ATGCCGAAAAAGGCGCTTATCACCGGGATAACGGGACAGGACGGCTCCTACCTCGCGGAGCTCCTCCTCGAAAAGGGATACGATGTCTACGGGATCATCAGGAGATCGAGCACCCCGGGCCTCGAGAACATCGACCATATAAAGGACAAAATAACGCTCGTTTCCGGGGACCTCCTGGACGAATCGTCCTTGATCTCAATTATCAAGGAGGTGAGACCGGAGGAACTCTACAACCTGGCGGCCCAGAGCTTCGTTCCCGACTCCTGGGAGCAGCCGATCTACACGGCGGACGTGACCGCCATCGGCGTCCTGAGAATCCTCGAGGCGATAAGGATCACGAACCCGAAGATAAGATTTTATCAGGCGTCATCCAGCGAGATGTTCGGGAAGGTAGTGGAGACGCCCCAGTCGGAGACGACCCCCTTCTACCCCCGCTCTCCCTACGGCGTCTCGAAGGTATTCGGCCACTGGATAACGATAAACTACAGGGAGAGCTACGACATCTTCGCCTGCTCCGGCATCCTCTTCAACCATGAGTCGCCGAGAAGGGGCTTCGAGTTCGTGACGAGAAAGATCACCAGCACCGCCGCGAAGATAAAGCTGGGGATCGCAAAAGAGCTCAGGCTCGGAAACCTCGAGGCGAAGAGGGACTGGGGCTTTGCCGGGGACTACGTCGAGGCGATGTGGCTCATGATGCAGAGAGACAAACCGGACACGTACGTCATCTCCTCGGGCGAGAGCCACACCGTGCGCGAGTTCGCCCAAATCGCCTTCGAGCACCTGGGCCTCGACTACAAGAAATACGTTACTGTCGATCCGAAGTTCTTCAGGCCGGCGGAGGTCGATATCCTTCAGGGCAACCCGAAAAAGGCCGAAGCAGAGCTGGGTTGGTCAAGGAAGGTCTCCTTTACGGAGCTGGTTAGGATGATGGTGGAAAACGATATGAAGCAGTTGGGTAAAGGGGCGGGGAAATAG
- a CDS encoding putative DNA binding domain-containing protein, translating into MDSKIREISEKEALDISKTEESDFYDRKALSVKGDKIQKIAVAFANADGGEFFVGILDDKDEEDPKKRWKGSKSIEDFNPCLQAILEIRPSLDFKHEFLKCDAKEGFVLRIIIEKSKDVHYTKSNKVFQRKGAQSIPLDPQQILDLGFAKGTTSYEDYILNDLIPEVLTESNEIKNFLRDYSPKTDTLDFALNQNLLDNRNWYPKVAGIILFHDEPASIMPKKCSVKVIRYETREDDPEREHLSEQITLDGPLYHLIRKTVDKITELMSAIKIWTTDGLKNVEYPPEAIWEIVVNALIHRDYSISDDVYIFLYDNRIEVVSPGKLPGYVTIENILDVRYSRNNKIVRTLNRYKNAPNKDIGEGLNTAFQKMKDWKLEEPIIIEENNYVKVILPHTPLASPAESILEFLKKNPQITNKQARDITGIKSENTVKNEFYKLRDEDLIERVPGLGGAKSAWRLIEKRKKSST; encoded by the coding sequence ATGGATTCAAAAATTAGAGAAATATCAGAAAAGGAAGCTTTGGATATTTCCAAAACTGAAGAATCTGATTTTTATGATAGAAAAGCATTATCTGTTAAAGGTGATAAGATCCAAAAAATAGCCGTCGCTTTTGCAAACGCAGATGGAGGTGAATTTTTTGTTGGTATTCTTGATGATAAAGATGAGGAAGATCCGAAAAAAAGATGGAAAGGTTCAAAATCTATTGAAGATTTTAATCCCTGTTTACAAGCCATTTTAGAAATTAGACCCTCTTTGGACTTCAAACATGAGTTTCTAAAATGCGATGCAAAAGAAGGCTTTGTGTTAAGAATTATTATTGAAAAAAGTAAAGATGTACACTACACAAAAAGTAATAAAGTTTTCCAACGAAAAGGTGCGCAGTCAATACCGTTAGATCCACAACAGATTTTAGATCTTGGATTTGCAAAAGGGACAACTTCTTATGAAGATTATATATTAAATGATTTGATACCTGAAGTATTAACAGAATCAAATGAGATAAAGAACTTTTTAAGAGATTATTCACCGAAAACAGATACACTTGATTTTGCTTTAAATCAGAATCTATTAGATAATAGAAATTGGTATCCAAAAGTAGCAGGCATAATTTTATTTCACGATGAACCAGCATCGATAATGCCTAAAAAATGTTCAGTAAAAGTAATAAGATATGAAACAAGAGAAGATGATCCTGAACGTGAACATTTATCGGAACAAATTACGCTTGATGGACCTTTATATCATCTTATAAGGAAAACTGTTGACAAAATAACTGAGTTGATGTCAGCTATAAAAATATGGACAACAGATGGTTTAAAAAATGTAGAATACCCTCCAGAAGCTATTTGGGAGATCGTAGTTAATGCATTAATACACAGGGATTATTCCATTTCAGATGATGTTTATATTTTTTTGTATGATAACAGGATTGAAGTTGTAAGCCCAGGTAAATTGCCGGGATATGTAACAATAGAAAATATTCTAGATGTTCGATATTCTAGAAACAATAAGATAGTACGCACTTTAAATAGATATAAAAATGCACCAAATAAAGATATTGGTGAAGGTTTGAATACAGCATTCCAAAAAATGAAAGATTGGAAGCTAGAAGAACCTATAATAATTGAAGAAAATAATTATGTAAAAGTTATACTTCCTCATACACCCTTAGCTTCACCTGCCGAGTCAATTTTAGAATTTTTGAAAAAAAACCCACAAATAACTAATAAACAGGCACGTGATATTACAGGAATAAAATCAGAAAATACGGTAAAAAATGAGTTTTACAAATTAAGAGATGAAGACCTTATTGAACGTGTTCCAGGTCTAGGTGGTGCAAAGTCAGCTTGGCGTCTGATAGAAAAAAGGAAAAAAAGCAGTACCTAG